From the Equus quagga isolate Etosha38 unplaced genomic scaffold, UCLA_HA_Equagga_1.0 151287_RagTag, whole genome shotgun sequence genome, the window tttcctctgtctctcctaCCCCTTTTTCCAGACCAAGACCCAGAAAAAACAAAGGACACATCTTCTGCTTCCAATAAGAGATTGAAGAGCCCGGGCAGGGAGGGCTGCAGAGTCCCATGACTCTGGGTCCTCGCTCAGCCCAACGTCCAGAGGGCTTGGCAGGCAAGAGAAGGCAGCAGGCACTGGATTGACTTGTGTGAACACAGCCCGGACATGGGCCTGGAGGAGTGCAACGTCCCTGCCctcagaagctcagagaggacagGGACACAGAACTCTAGAGACACAGCaaacattccagaaaaggaaCCAAAGCCAGCTCTGGCCCAGGACTGGGAGGGAACAGGAACAGAGAAAATGTTGGTGGGATGGGGGACTGTCCAGGAAGGCATCCCCAGAGAGGGGACGACAGAGGAAACTGGCAAGGGACTTGATCCACTTATTCATTtcgtcatccatttcttcaacaaatatctgtCACACTTACTGGCTTCTAGATACTGCTGAAAAactgaagacacagagaggaatAAAACCGGATGACCTCACAATCCAGTGGCGAGAACAGACACGTCTATAAAAAATAGAGCCCTGAACTCAGGGCTGCATCCAAATATGACAAGTCAGCatgtgggcagagaggaggggctgggtaTTGACCTGGCTCATGGGTGAGGTTGGGGGCTGCCGGGCAGACAGCAGGGGAAGGCACACCAGGCAGAGGGGTGTGAGCAAAGGGAATGAGAATTCAAACGTGGACCAGCCTAGATTCTCACCTGGCTGAGGAGGTGGGTGCccaggggagaggaagatgaggagagaggaaggctggACCCAGACTCAGAGGGCTGGGAATGCCCAGCTATGGGGTTTGGAGGATGCTGGAGGATGCCAGCAGGAGAGGACCATACTAACCCAAGACAGGAGGGGTAGTGGCAGGGAGGGGACACGAGGAGTTGAGCTAGGATGGAGGGTGAAAGCATGGGCGGCTAGAAGCCGggtggcagagggagcagcctcaGAAGGAACAGGGGCTCCCTCAGTGTTTGAAATGAGGCCAGGAGCTGATGATGTTGTACAAAGCCTGCCCAGGAGACAAGGTTTTGATAAGATCACTCTGTGCCACCAGCAGGTAGTTGGGATCCAAATATCCCTCATCCACTGCACACTGGATCAGGTTCTGGGCTGCCTCCAGGGCTGCAGCATTGGGCGCGGTACCTGCAAAACACAGCTGGCCAGTCAGTTATAGGATTCCAGAGCACCCTGCCCTGGACAAGACACACTCCTAGATCCCTCCCCGACCCACCCAAACCACCAAGATAGCATATCTACTGTTGCCAGCTACTCTATAGGGACAGACAGAAAACCAAGTCAAGATTTCAGATTCCTCTGCACCAAAGTTCTTCCTGAATCAGAAGAGCAGAGCCTGAGATAATATACACAATTATTACATCAAATTTTAAGCTGGGAAAATCCAGCATTTGCAAGCACTAAAATGATGCCTGAGTCTGATATCGTTGTCTTCCGTGTCAGATATTCTCCCTCAAACACCATATGGTCATgagccacataatgacatttcggtcaacaatggaccacatatacaacagtgatcccataaattagtaccatatagcccaggtgtgcagtaggctatatcatctaggtttgtgtaagtacactctatgctgtccacacaaggacaaaattgcctaacgatgcatttctcagaacgtatccctgagGTTAAATGATGTGTGACTGTACAATGACCACTACTGCCCAAAGCATCCACTTACCTGAGAAGGTGCCCATGAAGGCGATGCCCAGGGCAATGTCATTGTAGCCAGCAGTGTGGGAGCCTTGGACATTCCAGCCCACTCCTTCATAAAGGACACCATCCTGGCCCACGAGGAAGCTAGAGGACAGCAAGGGGAGATGGAGATCAGCATGAAAGAAAGATACTCTGGGAttgtttccttcattcattcatgcctttACTCATCAAACGTTGATTAGCTATTGAATTCTAAGCACTGGATTGTAAAAAAGACAGAGTCCTTGCCAGTAGTGTGCTAGCAAACCAGCTCACACGGGGGAGATGGAAGAGCAAGAAGCCCAGATTTGTAGCCTTTGCTGATTTCTCTGGTGTAAAACTCCCAGCATGGCTGATTACGGGCTACCAATGATTTAACAACTGGTTCTCGAAATTCCTGAATCTCCACCAATCCACTCTCATGAGCCCATCTGGCTCCAACACCACTGCTGCCCCCAGTAGCTCTCAGTCtatgaagaaaaaaggatgacAGTTTGCCACCTGCCCTGTCACACTTCACCTATGGAACTGCTTCCCCCAAGGTGACCTGTGACCTCCATACGACTAAGTATAAAACACACTTCTCTGACGGTGCCTTACCTGATCCCTCTACATGTGCCCTGCAGACCCCTCCCTTGCAGCTTCTCAAGCATtctctcccctcagctcccatCCACTGTACTTTCCCAGCTGTCTTCTTCTCTGGCTTCTGCGCCTCAGACTTCTCTGCACCTCGTCTTCCTGTGCCCTTTCCTGTACATGTGGGGTTCCTCAGGATGCTGCCCTAAgccctctccccttctcactcGACACGTTCTCCCAGGACTAACCCATCCGCTGCCTTTGCTTCAGTTGCCACTCAGGAAAGTCCACTTGTCCATATCTGGACCCACCTTTTTCCCCACCTGTTCTGCCTTCTGGGACCCCCATCTTGGTGAAAGGCACCACCACCCATCCTCTAATCAGCCCCAGCCAGAAATACAGGCATCAACCACCGGCTTCACCCACTGCTTCTCCCAACCACTCTCCCGCATCGACCCCTGCACCCTCTTCATGAACCACCAACATCCTTTGACCTCTTAGATTCCTCCGCTCCTCTCCACGGCAGCTGCCAGCCCCCAGCCGTATCACCACCTGTCTTGCTTGGATTGCTGCACAGTCCTCAGATTGATCTCCCCACCACCAGTTTTGcccttttcctctccattcctgAAGTTGTGAGTGGCCTTCTAATACAAATCTTATATCAAACCCTGCTGCTTTCAGCCCTTGTAACAGAGTCCAAACCCTCCAGCTTAAGTGACAGGATCTTTGATGATAAGGCCCCTGTTTTCCTCCCTAGCCTCACCTCTCACCATACCCCTCTTTGGCATCTATTTTTATCATGATAAAATTCTCTCAGCTCCTCAAAGCCACCATTCTCAGTTCTGCATCCAGGCCTTTCCACAGAggtcctttccctctgcctgaaacactccTCTGTCCTCTGACCAGCTCCCACTCATCCCTAAGGTCCCAGCTAATGTGTTACTCCCTGCCCTAGCGCTTCCTTCACATCCATTCCCTCAGAAACCTGAGTGTTTCAAACGCTTCCTGTTTACACCCTGTGCATCCTCTATCATAACCCCTAATGTACTCTATTAGgatttatttgtgtaattatctttctctttcacCAGACTATTAGCCCAGAAGGTAAGGACCATATCTGAGCAACACCTGATGGCGTCCCCAGAGCAGAGCCTAATGTCcacacagagcaggcactcaatcATGTTCTCAGTGGGTTAATTTATACCAAGTGGGTGTTTCCTCCTGACTGCAGACCATCTCAAGGTAAGCAAACAGCATGGTCACTGAGTTATGATACAGGGGACACAACAAAAGGCCAAAGCCAAGGGACAGGAAACTGCCCTCTGAAACCTGaatgggaaaagggaaaggaCCTCCCTCAGCCTATATCATTTTCCAGTGTAGGATTTCCAAATTTATAGTCAATTCTCAGGTATCCACTCTAATTGAAAAGAGCAATTCTGCAAAAATTCTGCATAGCAGGACCTAGCAAAGCATGTGGTAGGCTCCAATAGATGATAGATCCTAGAGAAAAAGTTTTCTCCTATCTTCAAAGGGTTGTTACTAAAatgggaacagagagaggagaggcagtcAGCCCAGAAGATATGCCAAGTAATGGTAAATCCATCTAAGGCAGGGTCTCTGCGCACAGGTTGGTGGTTGCACCCTGCAGAGAGGAGCCTGGCTTTGGGGCAAGTAGGGACTAAAGTCCAGCTGCACCAGCTAAGCCGTGAAGAGCCCTAGGAAAGGGCTCCTTTGATTGTTGTGCACCAATATGCCATCTGGGCCAGTGGTGGCCCATCCTAACACTTAAAATTCAGTGTGACTGTTTCTGTACGTTAGATGGCATCCAATCCCAGACATCTTATCCACAAGCTCTGAGAGCATCTTTCAAGAAGTTTCTACTCTCCCATTAGGTTAGTGCCTTCTCTATTAAAGAATTACAGGCCTTCgcattagagaaataaaaaggtattATCTGGTCTCTCCCCTGCCTTGAAACAGGAAAGATATTCTCCCAAGAAGGTTGAGAGCTCCCAGATGCAGAGGAACAGTCTAGCACCAAGGAGACACACTTCAGGTTGTGGCCAAACTGAGGGGCAGAGCCTGAGCCACTGAGTAGTGGGAGGCTATTACAGGAAAAAGGCACAACCTTTAGATTATCCTTTCTACAGGTTTCACAGTCTTGCATGCATACAACTTCCTCTAATATCTTTTCAGCAGAGCCTTGGCCTCCATCATGTCAATATATGACCTTTAAAAAGGACACACGATTGGAGAACATGCTCGAGGGGAATGACCACTCCTTTAGCTATATCCTAACTAGGACCCACCCAGGGTTGTGTGAGAAATCAACGTGGTTATATATGGAGCACCTCTCGTATGgtgagcactcagtaaatgttagttccctttcccctccttttcagAGGTTCAGGGTCTGCCCGCAATGGAAAAGAAGCCCTCATGTCCTCAGGTTGACTTACTTATACCCAATGTCGCAGGAGTTGAATCTGTCCATCAAGAGGGACTGGATATCTTGGACCAGCAGGCGGCACTCATCAGACATGTTGCAGACTCTCCCAGAGGTGTGGATGATGATGACGTACTTAGCCGGGAGGTTCATCTTGGGGCAGTGGGTCTCCCTGGCCTCCCAATCAGACCGAGGGACAATGTAGGGGCAAGCTGTGGTGGGGCAGGAAAACATGGACGTGAGGATTCATTTTGCCCACCTTGTCACCACCTTACTACTGAACATCCTCACCACCCTCTGGGCATCCTGACCTGACCCTGACTGTGGAATTCGAGAGATCCCAGCAGCTCTCAGAACAGCCCACCTGGGAACAGCGTAAGTCTGCATAGAGGGATTGGACTCAAGAGGCAGGAACCATACACCTGTGGGTTATAACCCAAAAAATAGAACCGAGAGGACAGTGGGAATGTTGATCCTGAGGGGACATGGATGATTTATTCCAAGAGCATGGTGTGCTTATTTATCTGCAGGATtgtctcgtgtgtgtgtgtgtgtgtgtgtgtgtgtgcatgcgtgcatatgtgtgtgtgtgtgtgtgtgtacaagtgGAACAGAGCCTTTTGGAGAAATCAGCTGAATTTTCATCTGAAGACATGTCTTTGAAAGTTACTTATAGTCCACAAAATTCTCTTTCAAAGTAAGCAGTTATTAATATTGCAAGATGGCACCAATCCAAAGGCAGAGATCAAGTTTACTCAGAGCTTTAATATAATAGAGTTAATTTTCTTTACAACTTTATTAAGCCCCAGAAAAGGCTGTAAGTGCTCATTAACTATACTGATTTTGATGTTCCTGCGTGTTAAACCCAAAATCTACCTTTTATCTGCTTTTTATTACCTAAATTATGTTAAAATCTTCCTCTGAATTCAGTGTAAGCAGTGACTTAAGCACGTCAGTCTATCCGCATTGTTCTAGTTTTTGTGTTCAGAAAGATGTGCGTTTGTGCTTGTGTGTTCGTATATCCCATCCCTCTCCatggttcttttttcctccacagCACTTTTCACTATAAAACATACCAAatatttcacttgtttatttctttattgtcctTCTCTCCCTCTAGATTGAAACTCCATGGGGCCACTGTTCCCGTGCCTTTCCTTCCTTGGAATATCCTCAGTGACtagcaggtgctcagtagatGATTGTTGAATGATTGAAGAAGTGAGTGCACATATATTACACCAGAGATAGTGCATGGCTCTATCATTCTAGGAATATGAAGGATAAAGACATGACCTGAAAGGTCCCACTCAAGGTTTGCCAGTCCTAAAGTTTCAGAGAGCTAGGTGACCATTTGCCTGTCAAAATGAATCCAATTGTAGCCTGACTGGAAGGGTCACTCCCATGGTGGCGGGGACTCTGGAGGGAGGCCCAGCGGGCCTGAAGGCCTTACCTTTCTTTGGACTTGCCTTCTGCAGAGGGGCCAGGCAGTCCTCACCTTTCACAAGAAGTGGCTGAACATACAGAGATGACAGGTGGCCCTTCCGGACAGCAGAGGAGATCAGGCCTTC encodes:
- the LOC124233028 gene encoding peptidoglycan recognition protein 4-like isoform X2 is translated as MLLWLRVFSVLGLGVWGDSPWDATRAKRMSEGLRYLFGNITQLIEKGKLGVNDVSTVVSRKEWGAEAVGCGTHLTSPVNFLVMHHVPGLECHNQTVCSQRLRELQAHHVHNNSWCDVAYNFLVGDDGRVYEGIGWDIQGMHTQGYNNISLGFAFFGTKEGHSPSPAALSAMEGLISSAVRKGHLSSLYVQPLLVKACPYIVPRSDWEARETHCPKMNLPAKYVIIIHTSGRVCNMSDECRLLVQDIQSLLMDRFNSCDIGYNFLVGQDGVLYEGVGWNVQGSHTAGYNDIALGIAFMGTFSGTAPNAAALEAAQNLIQCAVDEGYLDPNYLLVAQSDLIKTLSPGQALYNIISSWPHFKH
- the LOC124233028 gene encoding peptidoglycan recognition protein 4-like isoform X1, which codes for MLLWLRVFSVLGLGVWGDSPWDATRAKRMSEGLRYLFGNITQLIEKGKLGVNDVSTVVSRKEWGAEAVGCGTHLTSPVNFLVMHHVPGLECHNQTVCSQRLRELQAHHVHNNSWCDVAYNFLVGDDGRVYEGIGWDIQGMHTQGYNNISLGFAFFGTKEGHSPSPAALSAMEGLISSAVRKGHLSSLYVQPLLVKGEDCLAPLQKASPKKACPYIVPRSDWEARETHCPKMNLPAKYVIIIHTSGRVCNMSDECRLLVQDIQSLLMDRFNSCDIGYNFLVGQDGVLYEGVGWNVQGSHTAGYNDIALGIAFMGTFSGTAPNAAALEAAQNLIQCAVDEGYLDPNYLLVAQSDLIKTLSPGQALYNIISSWPHFKH
- the LOC124233028 gene encoding peptidoglycan recognition protein 4-like isoform X3; its protein translation is MLLWLRVFSVLGLGVWGDSPWDATRAKRMSEGLRYLFGNITQLIEKGKLGVNDVSTVVSRKEWGAEAVGCGTHLTSPVNFLVMHHVPGLECHNQTVCSQRLRELQAHHVHNNSWCDVAYNFLVGDDGRVYEGIGWDIQGMHTQGYNNISLGFAFFGTKEACPYIVPRSDWEARETHCPKMNLPAKYVIIIHTSGRVCNMSDECRLLVQDIQSLLMDRFNSCDIGYNFLVGQDGVLYEGVGWNVQGSHTAGYNDIALGIAFMGTFSGTAPNAAALEAAQNLIQCAVDEGYLDPNYLLVAQSDLIKTLSPGQALYNIISSWPHFKH